The Cinclus cinclus chromosome 3, bCinCin1.1, whole genome shotgun sequence genome has a window encoding:
- the CHRM3 gene encoding muscarinic acetylcholine receptor M3 has translation MILTGPCRLCQRATMIMQNNSSSLPLFPNVSSWKRDSHGLGLLDEAASLIGSYDFPQTTESFVFSTVESTNMTLNATSKDPLGGHTVWQVVLIAFLTGILALVTIIGNILVIVAFKVNKQLKTVNNYFLLSLACADLIIGVLSMNLYTTYIIMDHWALGSLACDLWLSIDYVASNASVMNLLVISFDRYFSITRPLTYRAKRTTKRAGVMIGLAWIVSFVLWAPAILFWQYFVGKRTVPPDECFIQFLSEPIITFGTAIAAFYLPVTIMSILYWRIYKETEKRTKELAGLQASGSEAEAARFVHQTGSSRSCSSYELQRQNMKRSARKKYRRCHFWLTMKSWEPSTDQGDQEHSSSDSWNNNDAAASLENSASSDEEDIAAETRAIYSIVLKLPGHSAILNSTKLPSSEDLHESGDELQKSNTESKEKKPKKLHPPKSVQDGGNFQKSFTKLPIEPESEETTTASDGISSVTKTSTTLPLSFKEATLAKKFALKTRSQITKRKRMSLIKEKKAAQTLSAILFAFIITWTPYNIMVLVNTFCNCIPKTFWHLGYWLCYINSTVNPMCYALCNKTFRNTFKMLLLCQCDKRKRRKQQYQQRQSVIFHKRIPREAS, from the coding sequence ACTATGTCAGAGAGCCACAATGATCATGCAAAATAACAGttcatccttgccccttttTCCAAATGTGAGCTCCTGGAAGAGAGATTCGCATGGACTAGGACTCCTTGATGAAGCAGCATCACTCATTGGCAGCTATGATTTCCCTCAGACTACAGagagttttgttttctccaCTGTGGAATCAACAAACATGACCCTAAATGCCACAAGCAAAGACCCTCTGGGTGGACACACTGTCTGGCAGGTAGTTTTGATTGCTTTCCTCACTGGGATTCTTGCACTGGTGACCATCATAGGAAACATCTTAGTGATTGTTGCATTTAAGGTTAACAAACAACTGAAAACAGTCAACAACTACTTCTTGTTGAGCCTTGCTTGTGCAGATTTGATCATCGGTGTTCTTTCCATGAATCTTTATACCACGTACATCATCATGGACCACTGGGCTTTGGGAAGTTTGGCCTGTGATCTTTGGCTCTCTATTGACTATGTTGCCAGTAATGCCTCTGTCATGAACCTCCTTGTGATAAGTTTTGACAGGTATTTTTCCATCACTAGGCCACTAACATACAGAGCCAAACGAACAACTAAAAGGGCTGGGGTAATGATTGGTTTAGCATGGATCGTCTCTTTTGTTCTTTGGGCCCCTGCCATCTTATTTTGGCAGTATTTTGTTGGGAAGAGGACTGTGCCTCCTGATGAATGTTTCATCCAGTTTCTAAGTGAACCTATAATCACTTTTGGCACTGCCATAGCTGCCTTTTATTTGCCGGTCACCATTATGAGTATTTTGTATTGGAGGATCTACAAGGAGACAGAGAAACGCACCAAAGAGTTAGCAGGGCTACAGGCTTCGGGCAGTGAAGCAGAGGCAGCACGCTTTGTGCACCAGACGGGCAGCTCCCGGAGCTGCAGCAGCTACGAGCTGCAACGGCAGAACATGAAACGCTCCGCCCGAAAAAAGTACAGACGCTGCCACTTCTGGCTCACAATGAAGAGCTGGGAGCCCAGCACGGATCAGGGGGATCAAGAGCATAGCAGCAGTGATAGCTGGAATAACAATGATGCTGCTGCCTCCCTTGAAAATTCAGCCTCCTCTGACGAAGAAGACATCGCTGCAGAGACCAGAGCCATCTATTCAATCGTACTGAAGCTTCCTGGTCACAGTGCTATCCTCAATTCCACAAAATTGCCCTCCTCAGAAGATTTGCATGAGTCAGGGGATGAACTCCAGAAATCCAACACAGAATCgaaggaaaagaaacctaaAAAATTGCACCCTCCCAAAAGTGTTCAGGATGGTGGAAATTTCCAAAAGAGCTTTACTAAGCTTCCAATTGAACCAGAGTCAGAAGAGACAACCACAGCTTCTGATGGCATCTCATCAGTGACCAAGACATCAACAACCCTGCCCTTGTCCTTTAAGGAAGCAACCCTGGCAAAAAAGTTTGCCCTGAAGACCAGAAGTCAGATCACAAAACGAAAACGAATGTCACTcatcaaagaaaagaaagcgGCACAGACACTCAGTGCCATTTTGTTTGCCTTCATCATTACCTGGACCCCATATAACATCATGGTTCTGGTGAACACCTTTTGCAACTGTATCCCCAAAACTTTCTGGCACCTGGGGTATTGGCTTTGCTACATCAATAGCACAGTGAACCCCATGTGCTATGCACTGTGTAACAAAACATTCAGAAACACTTtcaagatgctgctgctgtgccagtgtGACAAACGAAAACGACGCAAACAGCAGTATCAGCAAAGGCAGTCTGTCATTTTTCATAAGCGGATCCCTAGGGAGGCTTCATAG